CGGACAGGAAGGGTTTATTTGGCCTGTACCGAGACTACAGGCCACTGGCCATGGGCCGGGGTCAATTCTGGGCCGGCCAGAACTACTGGGAAGTGGAGGTGGGCAGGAAGCTGGACTGGGgcgttggggtgtgtgtggaggagtctGATGACAAGCTGCAGGAGCAGGTGATGATGTACCTAAAGCATGGCAGGGGCTACAGTGTGGTAGCTGGGGTCCAGGAGACCCCCCTGAACCTGCCGTCTCGGCCGTGgcgagtgggtgtgtatctggaCTGTGATGAAGGCCAGGTGTCGTTCTATGATGCCGACAGCCTGATTCTGTTCCACACTGCAGAGTGTGGTAAAGTTGAGCCCTTCtatctctgcctttctcctgGGACCCATTTGGACGGGGGAGATGATGATTCCCTAAGTGTGCAGCTATCATTCCCGACAGTCCACCAGTGATCCGGAAGTTTTCCTGACTTTGGTGCAACACATCTGGGGCTTTGTCTACCAGATGTTGTGGAGTTGATtggggagagaggaagtcaTGTGATCAGAAATCAGTGGAATCAACCcacccccctttttctctcccttctccaagCCCCCCCTTCTATCTCTACCCGGCCGGCTTCAAGTAGATGGGCCACTCCCTTATGTGCcacggttctgcttaaggtttcttcctgatcaACAGGGAGTTTTTCATTGGCCCTGTCGCCTTTGTGCTTGCACTAACAGGGTTCAGGCCCTAGGCTGTTTAGAgctccttgagacaattttattgttttggcgctatataaataaaattgaaatacACTTTGCCTCTTCagtcttcatttcctctcttaTTTCACAACCTGGATGGTTATGTTTAGACGGTGTGATTTTTAATATCCAGGAGatctcttctccactccattCATATTGATAGTACGTAAGTATGATTAGTTATGGTCCAAAAACTGGCACT
The DNA window shown above is from Clupea harengus chromosome 11, Ch_v2.0.2, whole genome shotgun sequence and carries:
- the LOC105906730 gene encoding zinc-binding protein A33-like isoform X1 codes for the protein MHVCLVCLCVCVQWWTSVGCNMVEKMLIYDGSSAEGTGSATYHQFSSKMADLSVSSDFLSLGPYETHLLFFVWKDILRNIQPVPHDDVIDLWDKSYAKVACSGRSIKRADRKGLFGLYRDYRPLAMGRGQFWAGQNYWEVEVGRKLDWGVGVCVEESDDKLQEQVMMYLKHGRGYSVVAGVQETPLNLPSRPWRVGVYLDCDEGQVSFYDADSLILFHTAECGKVEPFYLCLSPGTHLDGGDDDSLSVQLSFPTVHQ
- the LOC105906730 gene encoding zinc-binding protein A33-like isoform X2; this translates as MVEKMLIYDGSSAEGTGSATYHQFSSKMADLSVSSDFLSLGPYETHLLFFVWKDILRNIQPVPHDDVIDLWDKSYAKVACSGRSIKRADRKGLFGLYRDYRPLAMGRGQFWAGQNYWEVEVGRKLDWGVGVCVEESDDKLQEQVMMYLKHGRGYSVVAGVQETPLNLPSRPWRVGVYLDCDEGQVSFYDADSLILFHTAECGKVEPFYLCLSPGTHLDGGDDDSLSVQLSFPTVHQ